In Chitinophaga sp. HK235, a single window of DNA contains:
- a CDS encoding helix-turn-helix transcriptional regulator — protein MKFTEEQKALVLLAVGQKIKFYREARGWTQVDLEIATGIPSTTISSYENGLVDFQISNLILIATALNITLAHLYPWTVSYM, from the coding sequence ATGAAATTTACGGAGGAACAGAAGGCGTTAGTACTCTTAGCCGTCGGGCAGAAAATAAAGTTTTATCGTGAGGCACGAGGATGGACCCAGGTGGATCTGGAGATTGCGACAGGAATTCCATCTACAACAATAAGTAGCTATGAGAATGGTCTCGTGGATTTTCAAATATCCAACCTGATCCTTATTGCCACCGCTTTGAATATAACTTTAGCACATTTATATCCTTGGACAGTGAGTTATATGTAG
- a CDS encoding CHAP domain-containing protein, giving the protein MAIGLEAMQIALSQEGVREATGKNDGPAVEKYLKSVGLPAGYSWCMAFVYWCVQQAAIAQKVANPLKCTGGVLYQWNERPGLRVQTPAAGDIFIMDYGKGAGHTGFVVAVRGDVIDTIEGNTNSGGSREGDGVYRRTRKIASMKGFLCI; this is encoded by the coding sequence ATGGCTATAGGCTTAGAAGCAATGCAGATCGCACTTTCGCAGGAAGGGGTACGGGAGGCTACCGGTAAAAACGATGGCCCTGCTGTAGAAAAGTATCTTAAAAGTGTTGGCCTCCCTGCCGGTTACAGCTGGTGTATGGCCTTTGTCTACTGGTGTGTGCAACAGGCAGCAATAGCGCAGAAGGTGGCCAACCCTTTAAAGTGTACGGGAGGTGTCCTTTACCAGTGGAACGAACGTCCCGGGCTCCGTGTACAGACCCCGGCGGCAGGTGACATATTTATTATGGATTATGGGAAAGGAGCTGGACACACTGGCTTTGTTGTAGCTGTTCGCGGCGATGTGATCGACACTATAGAAGGTAACACGAATAGTGGCGGAAGCCGAGAAGGGGATGGTGTTTATAGGCGTACCAGGAAGATTGCAAGCATGAAAGGCTTTTTATGCATTTAA
- a CDS encoding efflux transporter outer membrane subunit: protein MKTRYSSFLFLLLSLVVGLAACRVGRNYQRPPVTLPSQFGNVAPSDSSIAEMEWKKFFTDATLQQLIDKALTGNYDLQLAVKRVETAQAYLKQAKAAWLPAFNAQATANTNFPSKKSFTGMNLANFGMGDHIEDYNLGAGMSWEIDVWGKIRRQREAAQATLLQSYEGQRTVQTGLVAAIANSYFNLLMLDNQLAIAKRNVELSDTIVQMISLQKTAGEVTELAVQQAISQKQTAALLVPQLEQGIAIQENAIRILTGELPAPIGRNSHLHDFQVSESLPTGIPAAMVSRRPDVRAAEMGLVAANAQVGAAQGNMYPSLSITANGGVNAFKASNWFSLPASLFGTVAGSITQPIFQRRALKTQLEVAKIQREQAVIQFRQATLNAVGEVSDALVKLDKLKSQQQIAGDQVKTTQLAVQQAQLLFRSGMATYLEVITAQGRALQAELGQADVDRQRLSAMVDLYRSLGGGWK from the coding sequence ATGAAAACTAGATATAGCTCATTTTTATTTTTGTTGTTGTCCTTAGTTGTAGGGTTAGCAGCTTGCCGGGTAGGTCGCAATTATCAGCGGCCCCCGGTGACGCTGCCCTCACAATTCGGAAATGTGGCACCATCCGACAGCAGCATCGCAGAAATGGAATGGAAGAAATTTTTTACGGATGCCACCTTGCAACAGCTGATCGACAAAGCGCTGACAGGCAACTACGATCTGCAGCTGGCCGTAAAACGGGTGGAGACAGCACAAGCCTATCTGAAGCAGGCCAAAGCTGCATGGCTGCCGGCATTTAATGCACAGGCGACTGCCAACACCAACTTCCCGTCCAAGAAAAGTTTTACCGGTATGAACCTGGCCAACTTTGGTATGGGCGATCATATCGAAGATTATAATCTCGGTGCCGGTATGTCATGGGAGATAGATGTATGGGGTAAGATCCGCCGTCAGCGGGAGGCAGCCCAGGCTACCCTGTTACAATCCTACGAAGGACAACGGACCGTACAAACAGGACTGGTGGCTGCTATTGCCAATAGTTATTTTAACCTGCTGATGCTCGACAACCAGCTGGCCATCGCCAAACGCAATGTGGAACTTAGTGATACGATTGTGCAGATGATCAGTTTGCAGAAAACTGCCGGTGAAGTAACTGAACTGGCCGTACAACAAGCCATCTCCCAGAAACAAACAGCAGCCCTGCTGGTACCACAACTGGAACAGGGTATTGCCATTCAGGAAAATGCGATCCGTATTCTGACAGGCGAACTGCCTGCTCCGATAGGCAGAAACAGCCATCTGCATGATTTCCAGGTAAGTGAATCCCTGCCAACCGGTATTCCGGCTGCCATGGTAAGCCGCCGTCCGGATGTGAGAGCCGCGGAAATGGGACTGGTAGCAGCCAACGCCCAGGTAGGTGCCGCACAGGGTAACATGTATCCTTCTCTGAGTATTACTGCCAATGGTGGTGTGAATGCCTTTAAAGCCAGCAACTGGTTTAGCCTCCCGGCTTCTCTGTTTGGTACAGTGGCTGGAAGCATTACCCAGCCTATCTTCCAGCGCCGTGCTCTCAAAACACAGCTGGAAGTGGCCAAAATACAAAGAGAACAGGCCGTGATCCAGTTCCGCCAGGCTACCCTTAACGCCGTAGGTGAAGTAAGCGATGCCCTCGTGAAACTGGATAAGCTGAAATCACAGCAACAGATTGCCGGTGACCAGGTGAAAACAACCCAGCTGGCTGTACAACAGGCACAGCTGCTGTTCCGCAGCGGTATGGCTACCTATCTCGAAGTCATCACTGCTCAGGGTCGTGCCCTGCAGGCTGAACTGGGGCAGGCAGATGTAGACCGCCAGCGTCTGAGCGCTATGGTTGATCTGTACCGCTCACTCGGTGGTGGATGGAAATAA
- a CDS encoding response regulator: MTMQQKPYKKLLWVDDDPFFLSWIVPQVVIPHDFIVDPFLNAKYALAVWETASPDIILTNLVMPKMCGLEFIATLRLQGYSSPIVVVSNRFGEEQAALDAGADRFISKVGINGEIIVSALSPFFKDYPVKQNWYS; encoded by the coding sequence ATGACCATGCAGCAAAAGCCGTACAAAAAACTCCTTTGGGTTGATGACGACCCCTTTTTTCTGAGTTGGATAGTCCCCCAAGTAGTTATCCCACATGATTTTATTGTCGACCCTTTCTTAAATGCCAAGTATGCCCTTGCCGTTTGGGAGACTGCCAGCCCGGATATAATCCTGACCAATCTGGTAATGCCCAAAATGTGTGGACTGGAATTTATCGCTACTCTTCGGCTCCAGGGCTATTCCAGTCCAATCGTAGTGGTTTCCAACCGATTTGGTGAAGAGCAGGCTGCCTTGGACGCTGGAGCAGACCGGTTTATCTCTAAAGTAGGAATAAACGGAGAAATAATTGTATCAGCATTATCGCCGTTTTTTAAAGACTATCCAGTTAAGCAAAACTGGTATTCATAA
- a CDS encoding efflux RND transporter permease subunit, with translation MFRKFIERPVLATVISILLVLLGILGLVTLPMSQFPDIAPPSVSVTASYPGANAEVVARSVATPIEEAVNGVENMTYMTSQSNNDGSMALTVYFRLGTDPDLAAVNVQNRVSKATSQLPAEVIQTGVSTQKVQNGMIMVVNLQSDKEEYNETFLQNYAKINIIPEIQRVKGVGQAMVFGAKDYSMRIWLRPDRLTAYNMSPQEVLGAIRDQNLEAAPGRFGEGSQESFEYVLKYKGKFNKDKQYEDIILRSNADGSVLRLKDVARVEFGSFTYGSDTRVNGKYGIGIAINQTAGSNANEIQETINKLMKKAEKSFPTGIEYFNIYSTKEYLDESIDQVKHTLIEAFILVFIVVFIFLQDFRSTLIPAIAVPVAIIGTFFFMKLFGFSINLLTLFALILAIGIVVDDAIVVVEAVHSKMEKGANPRIATLSSMQEISGAIISITLVMSAVFIPVGFMEGPVGVFYRQFAFTMAIAILISALNALTLSPALCALILKNNHAGHGEEHGKLNGHAPQPKSFGKRFFAAFNVGFNAMTEKYARSLQFLIKRKWITIAALVVIGGATFWMMRKTPTGFIPTEDQGFAVFVVSMPPGSSLERTRQVVDKVEHMIKDLEGTNSYLSVSGFNFMSNSSSSTSGVGFIKMKPHAERGKIKDMDAIMGMLQAKFATIPEARVFGMSMPTVPGFSNVAGFEVVLQDRTGSGDLSKLGNTAWGFIGELMKRKEIAFAFTTFNNGHPQYEIEIDDRKAKQLGIAVSDILQTMQVYYGSMFASDFNRFGKYYRVIVQAEASQRKDLSTLDGVYVKNQHNEMVPINTVVSLKRVYGPETVTRNNLFNAVTINGTVKPGYGSGDAIKAVEEVAAQYLPRGYAYEWVGMSKEEISAGSQSTIIFTLCLIFVYFLLAAQYESYILPLAVILSIPLGIFGVFVFINLFGIDNNIYVQVGLIMLIGLLAKNAILIVEYAVQRRRSGMGLVASGIRAARLRLRPILMTSFAFIAGLLPLMRATGSSALGNRSISTGAAGGMLTGVILGVFAIPVLFVIFQYLQEKVSRKPIVEKKEEEAFAEMMH, from the coding sequence ATGTTTAGAAAATTCATAGAACGGCCAGTATTGGCTACCGTTATATCCATCCTCCTGGTCTTGCTGGGAATACTGGGGCTGGTCACCCTTCCGATGAGCCAGTTCCCGGACATCGCACCGCCCAGCGTGTCTGTAACGGCCTCTTATCCGGGCGCCAACGCAGAAGTGGTGGCCCGTTCCGTGGCCACGCCTATTGAAGAGGCGGTGAACGGGGTGGAGAACATGACTTACATGACTTCTCAATCCAACAACGATGGTTCCATGGCGCTCACTGTTTACTTCCGGTTGGGCACTGACCCGGACCTGGCGGCGGTGAATGTGCAGAACCGTGTGTCTAAAGCCACCAGCCAGCTGCCGGCGGAAGTGATACAGACAGGTGTGAGCACCCAGAAAGTACAGAATGGTATGATCATGGTAGTGAACCTGCAGAGTGACAAAGAGGAGTATAATGAGACTTTCCTGCAGAACTATGCGAAGATCAACATCATCCCGGAGATACAACGTGTAAAAGGGGTAGGTCAGGCTATGGTGTTTGGTGCAAAAGATTACTCTATGCGTATCTGGCTGCGCCCTGATCGTTTAACAGCTTACAACATGTCTCCCCAGGAAGTACTGGGCGCCATCCGCGACCAGAACCTGGAAGCTGCCCCCGGCCGTTTTGGCGAAGGCAGTCAGGAGTCTTTCGAGTATGTACTTAAATACAAAGGCAAGTTCAACAAGGACAAACAGTACGAAGACATCATTCTTCGTTCGAATGCCGATGGTTCTGTGCTGCGTCTGAAAGATGTTGCCCGCGTTGAATTTGGTTCTTTTACCTATGGTAGTGATACCCGGGTAAACGGTAAATATGGTATCGGTATCGCCATTAACCAGACCGCTGGTTCCAATGCGAATGAAATTCAGGAAACGATCAACAAGCTGATGAAAAAGGCGGAAAAATCTTTTCCTACCGGTATCGAGTACTTTAACATTTACAGCACAAAAGAATACCTGGATGAATCCATTGATCAGGTGAAACATACGCTCATTGAGGCATTCATCCTGGTGTTTATCGTAGTGTTCATCTTCCTGCAGGATTTCCGTTCCACCCTGATTCCGGCAATTGCCGTACCAGTGGCTATTATTGGTACTTTCTTCTTTATGAAGTTGTTCGGCTTCTCTATCAACCTGCTGACGCTGTTCGCATTGATTCTCGCGATCGGTATCGTAGTGGATGATGCCATTGTGGTGGTGGAAGCGGTCCATTCGAAAATGGAGAAAGGGGCCAATCCGCGTATTGCCACGTTGTCATCCATGCAGGAGATTTCCGGTGCGATCATTTCCATTACGCTGGTGATGTCTGCCGTGTTTATCCCGGTAGGTTTCATGGAAGGCCCTGTGGGCGTGTTTTACCGGCAGTTTGCCTTTACCATGGCCATCGCCATCCTGATCTCGGCGCTGAACGCGTTGACGCTTAGTCCTGCGCTCTGTGCCCTGATATTGAAAAATAATCATGCCGGTCACGGAGAGGAACATGGTAAACTGAACGGTCATGCACCGCAGCCGAAAAGCTTTGGCAAACGTTTCTTTGCCGCTTTCAACGTAGGCTTTAATGCCATGACAGAAAAATATGCCCGCAGCCTGCAGTTCCTCATCAAACGTAAATGGATCACCATTGCCGCACTGGTTGTTATTGGTGGCGCTACTTTCTGGATGATGCGGAAAACACCTACCGGCTTTATCCCCACGGAAGACCAGGGTTTTGCCGTGTTTGTAGTGAGCATGCCTCCCGGTTCCTCACTGGAACGCACCCGTCAGGTGGTAGATAAAGTGGAGCATATGATCAAAGACCTGGAAGGGACCAATTCATACCTGAGTGTGTCCGGTTTCAATTTCATGAGCAACTCCAGTAGCTCCACTTCCGGTGTAGGTTTCATCAAAATGAAACCACATGCCGAACGTGGTAAGATCAAAGACATGGACGCGATCATGGGCATGTTGCAGGCCAAGTTTGCTACTATTCCGGAAGCGAGGGTGTTCGGCATGAGCATGCCTACCGTACCAGGCTTCAGTAATGTCGCCGGTTTTGAGGTAGTACTGCAAGACCGTACCGGTAGCGGGGATTTGAGCAAACTGGGTAACACTGCGTGGGGATTCATTGGTGAGCTGATGAAACGCAAAGAGATTGCTTTTGCTTTCACCACCTTCAATAATGGTCACCCGCAATATGAAATAGAAATTGACGACCGTAAAGCCAAACAGCTGGGTATCGCTGTGAGCGACATTCTGCAGACCATGCAGGTGTACTACGGTAGTATGTTTGCTTCTGACTTCAACCGTTTTGGCAAATACTACCGTGTGATTGTACAGGCAGAGGCTTCGCAGCGTAAAGATCTGTCCACACTGGATGGGGTATACGTAAAAAATCAGCACAATGAAATGGTGCCGATCAATACCGTTGTATCACTGAAACGCGTATACGGACCAGAGACAGTGACCCGTAACAACTTGTTCAACGCTGTTACCATTAACGGTACGGTGAAACCAGGTTACGGTAGTGGTGATGCCATCAAGGCAGTAGAAGAGGTGGCGGCACAATATCTGCCCAGAGGATACGCCTACGAATGGGTGGGTATGTCCAAAGAAGAGATCAGTGCTGGTAGCCAGTCCACCATCATCTTCACCCTGTGTCTGATATTCGTATACTTCCTGCTGGCTGCGCAATATGAAAGTTATATCCTGCCACTGGCGGTGATCCTCTCTATACCGTTGGGTATCTTCGGTGTGTTTGTGTTCATCAACCTCTTTGGCATCGACAACAATATATATGTACAGGTTGGTTTAATCATGTTGATAGGGCTGCTGGCGAAAAACGCTATCCTGATCGTAGAATATGCGGTACAGAGAAGACGCAGTGGCATGGGACTGGTAGCATCCGGTATCCGTGCGGCCCGCCTGCGTCTGCGCCCTATTCTGATGACCTCTTTTGCCTTTATCGCAGGTCTGTTGCCGCTGATGCGTGCTACCGGATCGTCTGCGCTGGGTAACCGTTCCATCAGTACCGGTGCAGCCGGCGGTATGCTTACCGGTGTGATATTGGGTGTGTTTGCGATACCGGTATTGTTTGTGATCTTCCAGTACCTGCAGGAGAAAGTAAGCCGTAAACCGATAGTGGAGAAAAAAGAAGAGGAAGCGTTTGCAGAAATGATGCACTAA
- a CDS encoding endonuclease MutS2 encodes MKYFPESALMQLEFDKVQALLQLHCKTELGYQKAVNLRLHTHIDYVKAALQQAHEFKQLILMQEHFPNDHVLNLHTELRMLEIEGAYLTGEQAMNLRRLAESMHSIFRFFDHDRRIQYSGLAEVINDTYYEKKVSAIIDEVLDETGQVRDNASPELSRIRTALFRKRTELRRVFDRILQKLQKLNYLADQEEAFLNGRRVVAIYAENKRMVKGIIHGESDTRKTAFLEPEETIELNNDIQSLEREEGREVYRILKAMTASLSAYKVLLNGYHEILGTYDFIRAKAKLALDMDANYPSVVPQAQLHLVQAYHPLLLIYNRQNNKPTIPVNISLDKDAHILVISGPNAGGKTVTLKTVGLIQLMLQSGLLVPVHPSSQLGIFKQLMIHIGDTQSLEFELSTYSSHLKNMKYFMENANGRTLFFIDELGSGSDPNLGGAFAEVIMEELAKKHSFGIVTTHYLNLKVMANKVKGIINGAMGFNEETLMPMYKLMIGKPGSSYTFSIAERIGLHPALIARAKKLVDEGHFQLDKLLNKAEQDLQKVEAKEKDLQKLLKENEKLKREYEILADKEKKHQQITFMKLQNQIKEADLTYLKDMERKLKQVVVEWKRANDSNEKEKVMKQAEILLFRRREKQINEKHNKKVQDKFEEVGGQCQVGDQVKILTNRQVGRLIEIRDKRGIVQLGNIPINVKLSDLVVVQEKPTESVD; translated from the coding sequence TTGAAATATTTTCCTGAATCTGCGTTGATGCAGTTGGAATTCGATAAAGTACAGGCATTGCTCCAGTTACATTGTAAAACGGAGCTGGGCTATCAGAAAGCCGTGAACCTCCGCCTGCACACGCATATAGATTACGTAAAAGCCGCCCTGCAACAGGCTCATGAATTTAAACAGCTGATACTGATGCAGGAGCATTTTCCCAATGATCATGTACTGAACCTGCATACTGAACTGCGTATGCTGGAGATCGAGGGGGCCTATCTGACAGGGGAACAGGCGATGAACCTGCGCAGACTGGCGGAAAGCATGCATAGCATTTTCCGCTTTTTTGACCACGATCGCCGAATTCAGTACAGCGGCCTGGCTGAGGTGATCAATGACACCTATTACGAGAAAAAGGTCTCCGCCATTATTGACGAGGTACTGGACGAAACCGGACAGGTGCGTGACAATGCCTCCCCTGAACTGTCCCGTATCCGGACCGCCCTGTTCCGTAAGCGGACAGAACTGCGCCGCGTATTTGACCGCATTCTGCAGAAACTGCAGAAACTCAACTATCTGGCCGACCAGGAAGAAGCCTTCCTGAACGGCAGAAGGGTAGTGGCCATCTACGCCGAAAACAAACGGATGGTAAAAGGTATCATCCACGGTGAGTCTGACACCCGTAAAACCGCCTTCCTCGAACCCGAAGAAACGATCGAACTGAATAATGATATCCAGTCGCTCGAAAGGGAAGAAGGACGCGAAGTATACCGTATCCTGAAAGCGATGACTGCCTCCCTGAGCGCCTATAAAGTGTTGCTCAACGGCTATCACGAGATCCTGGGTACCTACGATTTTATCCGGGCCAAAGCCAAACTGGCGCTGGACATGGATGCCAACTACCCATCTGTGGTGCCACAGGCACAACTGCACCTGGTACAGGCATATCATCCGCTGTTATTAATATATAACCGTCAGAATAATAAGCCCACCATCCCGGTGAATATCAGCCTGGACAAAGACGCGCATATCCTCGTAATCAGCGGTCCTAACGCCGGTGGTAAAACGGTGACTCTCAAAACAGTAGGCCTGATACAGCTGATGCTGCAATCCGGACTGCTCGTGCCGGTACATCCGTCTTCCCAGCTGGGTATTTTCAAACAGCTGATGATCCATATCGGTGATACACAGTCACTGGAATTTGAACTGAGTACCTATAGCTCACACCTGAAGAACATGAAATATTTTATGGAGAATGCCAATGGCAGGACCCTGTTCTTCATCGACGAGCTGGGAAGTGGTTCTGATCCCAATCTGGGCGGTGCTTTTGCTGAGGTGATCATGGAAGAACTGGCCAAAAAACATTCCTTCGGTATTGTGACCACCCACTATCTTAACCTGAAGGTGATGGCCAACAAGGTAAAAGGAATCATCAACGGAGCTATGGGATTCAACGAAGAAACCCTGATGCCCATGTACAAACTGATGATCGGTAAACCTGGTAGTTCCTACACCTTCTCCATTGCTGAGCGTATCGGTCTTCATCCCGCGCTCATCGCCCGCGCCAAAAAGCTGGTGGATGAAGGGCACTTCCAGCTGGATAAGTTGCTCAACAAGGCAGAACAGGACCTGCAAAAAGTGGAGGCCAAAGAAAAAGATCTGCAAAAGCTGTTGAAGGAAAACGAAAAACTGAAACGCGAGTACGAAATACTGGCTGATAAAGAGAAAAAACACCAGCAGATCACTTTCATGAAACTGCAGAACCAGATCAAGGAAGCTGACCTGACCTATCTGAAAGACATGGAGCGCAAGCTGAAGCAGGTAGTGGTGGAATGGAAACGTGCCAACGACAGCAATGAAAAAGAAAAGGTGATGAAACAAGCAGAAATACTGCTGTTCCGCCGCCGCGAAAAACAGATCAATGAAAAGCACAATAAAAAGGTGCAGGATAAGTTTGAGGAGGTAGGCGGTCAATGTCAGGTGGGTGATCAGGTGAAAATACTGACCAATCGCCAGGTAGGTCGCCTGATAGAGATCCGTGACAAACGCGGCATTGTACAGCTGGGTAATATTCCGATCAACGTGAAGTTGAGCGACCTGGTGGTAGTACAGGAGAAGCCGACAGAATCGGTTGACTGA
- a CDS encoding efflux RND transporter periplasmic adaptor subunit, whose product MKSKRSVFANLPAGLLYSVIILSVMSGCGASSANQHQEGQQAAALPVLKLGAVPATTFREYSATLEGRTNVEIRPQVEGVLDKIFVDEGAYVKAGQPLFKINDRVYTELQSNAGASLLAAKANLEKAQLEVDRLTPLVKNNVVSDVQLKTAQAAYQAAKAAVAQAQAQLGSAGINVGYTLISAPVSGYIGRIPYKVGALVGRAEPQPLTVLSDVNQMYAYFSMSETDFLKFKNETAGGSIAEKVKQLPAVELKLADNSIYTEKGKIETMEGQFDKTMGAISFRATFPNTTGLLRTGNTGKIRIPEQFSDAVVVPTEATFELQDKVMVFVVADSNKVAGVPITISGKSGNYYFVEKGLKAGQRIVYSGLDRLQDGAVIAPQQMSLDSLLKVRPL is encoded by the coding sequence ATGAAATCAAAGAGATCCGTTTTTGCAAATTTGCCGGCAGGCTTACTTTATAGTGTTATCATCCTTTCCGTTATGTCTGGTTGCGGTGCATCTTCAGCCAATCAGCATCAGGAAGGCCAACAAGCTGCCGCTCTGCCCGTGTTGAAGCTGGGAGCAGTGCCTGCCACCACTTTCCGTGAATATAGCGCCACCCTCGAAGGCCGTACCAATGTGGAAATACGTCCGCAGGTAGAAGGTGTACTAGATAAAATTTTTGTAGACGAAGGTGCTTACGTAAAAGCCGGCCAGCCGCTGTTTAAGATCAACGACCGCGTGTATACCGAGTTACAGAGCAATGCCGGCGCTTCCCTGCTGGCTGCGAAAGCTAACCTGGAAAAAGCACAGCTGGAAGTGGACAGACTTACACCGCTGGTAAAAAACAATGTAGTGAGTGATGTGCAGCTGAAAACAGCGCAGGCCGCCTATCAGGCTGCAAAAGCAGCTGTAGCGCAGGCACAGGCTCAACTGGGAAGTGCCGGTATCAATGTCGGCTATACGCTGATCTCCGCTCCGGTAAGCGGTTATATCGGCAGGATACCGTATAAAGTAGGCGCATTAGTAGGCAGGGCTGAACCTCAGCCACTGACTGTACTGTCTGATGTAAACCAGATGTACGCTTACTTCTCCATGAGCGAAACAGACTTCCTGAAATTTAAAAATGAAACAGCAGGTGGCAGCATCGCTGAAAAAGTAAAACAGCTGCCGGCAGTAGAACTGAAACTGGCAGACAACAGCATTTATACTGAGAAAGGAAAGATCGAAACCATGGAAGGTCAGTTTGACAAAACCATGGGTGCTATCAGCTTCCGGGCTACTTTCCCTAATACGACTGGTCTGCTGCGTACAGGCAATACCGGTAAGATCCGTATCCCTGAACAATTCTCCGATGCTGTGGTGGTTCCGACTGAAGCTACTTTCGAGCTGCAGGACAAAGTGATGGTGTTTGTAGTAGCTGACAGCAACAAAGTGGCAGGTGTTCCCATTACTATATCCGGTAAAAGTGGTAACTACTATTTTGTGGAGAAAGGCCTGAAGGCCGGCCAACGGATCGTTTACTCCGGTCTGGACCGTCTGCAGGACGGCGCTGTGATTGCTCCGCAACAGATGTCACTTGACAGCTTGCTGAAAGTAAGACCGCTCTAA
- a CDS encoding helix-turn-helix domain-containing protein, with amino-acid sequence MEVTKAGRIAEIPLYRLEDCIAGMPFFIGEMKGYEMECREMGLPHRHNGYSIDILLKGAIRQSIDFKQYKVTAPAIMLMEPDQVHQHDMDADVEMINIFFSPDFLVPEMQGVVSCWRCVFNSGLIPLNEEQLEELMGYAGLLLKEYQGDKLRKEAVIRNVLNAFVIACGRISEPTTVWLNAENSQYNMTRQFKVLVDQHFLEKTQVSDYAEMLFVTPGHLNDTVKSLLGKNAKYVIDEKRTMEAKRLLYWGEHSVKQIAARLNFEDDAYFNRFFKKHTGQTPAAFQKSTREKYN; translated from the coding sequence ATGGAAGTAACAAAAGCAGGACGCATAGCAGAGATACCATTATACCGCCTGGAAGATTGTATCGCAGGAATGCCTTTTTTCATTGGAGAAATGAAAGGGTATGAGATGGAATGCCGGGAGATGGGGTTACCGCACCGACATAATGGTTATAGTATTGATATACTGCTCAAAGGTGCTATCCGGCAGTCTATTGATTTTAAACAATATAAAGTGACTGCGCCCGCTATCATGCTGATGGAGCCAGACCAGGTCCATCAGCATGATATGGATGCGGACGTAGAGATGATTAATATTTTTTTTTCACCGGATTTCCTCGTGCCGGAGATGCAGGGTGTAGTGAGCTGCTGGCGTTGTGTATTTAACTCCGGCCTGATACCGTTGAATGAAGAGCAGCTGGAAGAACTGATGGGTTATGCCGGCCTGCTGCTCAAAGAATATCAGGGCGACAAACTACGGAAGGAAGCGGTGATCCGCAACGTGCTCAACGCCTTTGTGATTGCCTGTGGACGTATATCCGAACCTACCACTGTCTGGCTGAATGCGGAGAATTCCCAGTATAATATGACACGCCAGTTTAAGGTACTGGTAGATCAGCATTTCCTCGAGAAAACGCAGGTGTCAGATTATGCTGAAATGTTATTTGTGACACCCGGACATCTGAATGATACCGTGAAAAGTTTGTTGGGCAAAAATGCCAAATATGTGATTGATGAAAAGAGAACGATGGAAGCAAAGCGGCTACTGTACTGGGGAGAACACTCTGTTAAACAGATTGCCGCAAGGTTGAATTTTGAAGATGACGCTTATTTTAACCGCTTTTTTAAGAAACATACCGGACAAACACCGGCAGCGTTTCAAAAGTCAACCCGTGAAAAGTACAATTAA